One window of the Aptenodytes patagonicus chromosome 5, bAptPat1.pri.cur, whole genome shotgun sequence genome contains the following:
- the IPP gene encoding actin-binding protein IPP, whose amino-acid sequence MACAAAAKGGGSSFSDRHARLLLAQINRLRAGQSFCDVRLEVGPEAFAVHRLVLAASSPYFAALFAGGMKESGRDVVRIAGVEAGTFHTLLDFIYTGVVSIGEHNVQELIVAADMLQLTEVVELCCEFLKGQIDPLNCIGLFQFSEQIACHDLMEFTESYIHAHFLEVQSGEEFLALTKEQLIKILRSEDLSIEDEYQVFIAAMQWILKDVGKRKKYVVEVLEPVRFPLLPAQRLLKYIESIPDFSLRVALQTLLKEYCEVCKSPKENKVSSFLQASKGRPRRKARKYLYAVGGYTRLQGGRWSDSRALSCVERFDTFSHYWTTVSSLHQARSGLGVAVVGGMVYAIGGEKDSMIFDCTECYDPVTKQWTTVASMNHPRCGLGVCTCYGAIYALGGWVGAEIGNTIERFDPEENSWDVVGSMAVPRYCFGCCEMQGLIYVVGGISNEGVELRSVEVYDPISKRWSELAPMGTRRAYLGVAALNDCIYAVGGWNESQDALATVERYSFEEEKWVEVASMKIPRAGVCVVAVNGFLYASGGRAPSHDFAAPVTSDSVEVYNPHMDSWTEIANMITSRCEGGVAVL is encoded by the exons ATGGCGTGCGCCGCTGCGGCGAAGGGCGGCGGGAGTTCCTTCTCCGACCGGCACGCCCGCCTCCTCCTGGCCCAGATCAACCGGTTGCGGGCCGGGCAGAGCTTCTGCGACGTGCGGCTGGAGGTGGGCCCGGAGGCGTTCGCCGTGCACCGCCTGGTGCTGGCGGCCAGCAGCCCCTACTTCGCGGCGCTCTTCGCGGGCGGCATGAAGGAGTCCGGCCGGGATGTGGTGCGGATCGCGGGCGTCGAGGCGGGCACTTTCCACACGCTCCTAGACTTCATCTACACAG GGGTGGTGAGCATCGGGGAGCACAACGTTCAGGAGCTGATCGTCGCCGCCGACATGCTGCAGCTCACCGAGGTGGTGGAGCTCTGCTGCGAGTTCCTGAAGGGGCAGATCGACCCGCTGAACTGCATCGGCCTCTTCCAGTTCTCCGAGCAGATCGCCTGTCACGACTTGATGGAGTTCACCGAGAGCTACATCCACGCGCACTTCCTGGAGGTGCAGAGCGGGGAGGAGTTCCTGGCGCTGACTAAAGAGCAGCTGATTAAGATCTTGCGAAGTGAGGACCTGAGCATCGAGGACGAGTACCAGGTTTTCATAGCGGCAATGCAATGGATTTTGAAGGatgtgggaaaaagaaagaaatacgtCGTAGAAGTACTGGAGCCTGTTCGattccctctgctgccagcacaaaGGCTACTAAAATACATAGAAA GTATTCCAGATTTCAGCCTTCGGGTGGCCCTGCAAACTCTGTTGAAAGAATATTGTGAAGTCTGTAAATCTCCCAAAGAGAACAAGGTCAGCAGTTTTCTGCAAGCTTCTAAAGGTCGTCCCCGGAGGAAAGCCAGGAAGTACCTTTATGCAGTAG GTGGGTACACCCGACTGCAAGGGGGACGCTGGAGTGACAGTAGAGCCCTCAGCTGTGTGGAGCGATTTGACACCTTCAGCCACTACTGGACCACAGTGTCCTCTCTCCACCAGGCCCGGAGTGGGCTGGGTGTGGCTGTGGTGGGAGGAATGGTCTATGCCATTGGAG GTGAGAAGGACTCGATGATTTTTGACTGTACTGAATGTTATGATCCTGTTACTAAGCAGTGGACCACTGTCGCTTCCATGAACCATCCCCGTTGTGGACTGGGAGTATGCACATGCTATGGTGCTATCTATGCTTTGG GAGGTTGGGTTGGAGCAGAGATCGGCAACACAATTGAAAGATTTGATCCTGAAGAAAATAGTTGGGATGTGGTGGGAAGCATGGCTGTGCCCCGTTACTGCTTTGGGTGTTGTGAAATGCAAG GTTTGATTTATGTTGTTGGTGGTATCAGCAATGAAGGAGTAGAGCTACGTTCTGTTGAAGTCTACGACCCAATATCTAAGCGCTGGTCTGAGCTCGCTCCAATGGGCACCCGAAGAGCGTATCTTGGTGTAGCTGCTCTCAACGATTGTATCTATGCTGTGGGAGGCTGGAATGAATCTCAGGATGCACTTGCTACTGTAGAAAGATACTCCTTTGAAGAG GAAAAGTGGGTTGAAGTTGCATCAATGAAGATACCAAGAGCTGGTGTTTGTGTTGTGGCTGTGAATGGATTTCTTTATGCCTCGGGAGGCCGAGCTCCCAGTCATGATTTTGCTGCTCCGGTAACCTCTGACTCTGTTGAAGTTTATAACCCTCATATGGACAGTTGGACTGAAATTGCCAACATGATCACCAGCCGCTGCGAAGGAGGTGTAGCTGTGCTGTAA
- the TMEM69 gene encoding transmembrane protein 69, translating to MFPLIQRCCFHTPFKLQKLIGPRLLLYGKNKTTCSSLGLRLQRDVCLLSRSPSLNPASVYAAKLQAFHTSLPFFKKKTPKESERKDSGILQQSMKSLKDSPKPALYLSLAGLIPFVFVPLSMAVQGTYYPELAFAQITYGAVTLSFLGGMRWGFALPENSPAKPDWLNLANSTVPPVLAWQALLFKDTTHGAIMLVMALGIALHYDVSLLPTYPRWFKVLRVAGTVVMVLSLLATATLKAVSEEPLSNSRNKWQNTK from the exons ATGTTTCCTCTCATACAACGATGCTGCTTCCACACACCTTTCAAA CTCCAGAAGTTAATTGGTCCCAGACTACTACTGTATGGAAAGAATAAGACAACTTGCTCTTCTCTCGGCCTCCGTCTGCAGAGAGACGTGTGTCTTCTCTCAAGATCTCCAAGCCTCAACCCAGCGTCAGTATATGCAGCCAAGCTCCAGGCTTTTCAcacctctctccccttcttcaagaagaaaaccCCCAAGGAATCTGAGAGGAAAGACTCGGGCATATTGCAACAAAGCATGAAATCACTAAAGGATTCTCCAAAGCCAGCCCTTTACTTAAGCCTTGCAGGGCTAATTCCATTTGTTTTTGTGCCGCTGTCAATGGCCGTCCAAGGGACCTACTACCCAGAGCTGGCGTTTGCTCAGATTACATATGGTGCCGTAACACTCTCTTTCCTAGGAGGAATGAGGTGGGGGTTTGCTCTACCAGAAAACAGCCCGGCCAAGCCAGACTGGCTGAACCTGGCTAACAGTACAGTTCCTCCTGTACTTGCCTGGCAAGCCTTACTTTTTAAAGATACCACTCATGGTGCAATAATGCTAGTAATGGCCTTAGGGATAGCACTACATTATGACGTTTCCCTTCTTCCTACTTACCCTAGGTGGTTTAAAGTACTGAGGGTAGCGGGAACAGTGGTGATGGTATTATCACTATTGGCTACTGCAACGTTGAAGGCTGTTTCAGAGGAGCCGCTaagtaacagcagaaataaatggcAGAACACAAAATAG